Within Lolium rigidum isolate FL_2022 unplaced genomic scaffold, APGP_CSIRO_Lrig_0.1 contig_27103_1, whole genome shotgun sequence, the genomic segment atacttgtgggtcatcagggcccTGAACCAAAATCCATGGAGAGTGTTGTTTCACTTATATTGGTTCAAATGAAAGGAAGCAATTGAGGAGGAATAGCGCTCGCTCATCGGAGAGAGGTATTTACGATAGTAAAACCTTCTCCTCATAAGTATCTCCCATAGGAAAGAGAGAATGAGGTGGTGATAAAGCAAGGCTTTTGTAGAACAAGGGATTTTCGCAGAAGCCTGACATCAGTCATGATGTGATATACCTTCTTGGTATGAGTGGAATCATGTTTCGATACTAAATGTCATTGGCAGTACAGATCCATGTGGTTGATGTATGTAGTAGTGCATGCATACTCCCACAGGTCACTCAATTTGGATTTCTAGATTGAAGTTATTGAAGGACTTAATATTCTGAATCCAAAGGAAAATCGCAACATGTGTGTGGGAAACTTCTCGAGTCATTCTATGACTTGAAGTAGTCGGAGATAATTTTATGGTACAACCGACTGTGTGAGTTATTCCATGATGAGGATAACTCTAATATCAATGATTGTTGATGTGTACTAATTGATAAATCCTTAATTAGATTTTACGTCACCTAAGTGGTGTTGATGATCTTATCATTAATGTCTTTATGCGATACATTTGAGATACACACAATTATTTTAAGACGGAGATTTGGGTCAAACCAAATCATGCTTAAGTTTTAACTTGAGCTTGTTCCCCTAGGAATAAATGTATATCGGTCTTCATATATCCCAAAATATTGAATCAGTTCAATACGGATATATAATATCAGAGACACATATAGTCATATTATACCTAATATGGGATACCAATCCTTGGAAAGGTGGGAAGATGGTGAAGTGATAAGGCCTGACATTATGTTTGTTGGAAATTTATTGAGAGTGCAATCCCCCAAAAGGTATAAGGTTTGTGTATGGATTATTCTAAGATATATCCAAGACACAAAACTCTTGATTAATTTAGTATGAAAAtcaagatgggaacaatgtgtgaTATATGATAGTGGCTAATTATCTGATCCCAACAGTACCATATCAAAGACTGAATTTACTGGAAGAGTGTTCAGAAGGAAGTCTTCAGAATAGACTCTAAATGGGTCCTTCCGGTGATCATTTTGCAGAAATCATATGAAGCATCACAAGATGTGTATGAATTCGCAGAATGATTGACCACATGTGAGTTCATGTGGAGATTCATTCGAATCACCTATCATTATCTACCAAGATAATGTCACTTGTATTTCTTATGAGTTATATTTATCCTCATAAATTACAGAAATGTAAGAGGGTAATTTGCAAGCAAAATATTGTGATATTCACAGTATCTCTACCAATAGTTGTATTCCATAATTAAGTTTGTGGAATTGGTATGATAACCTTTAGGTTTGCAATGTTGAGGGGGCTGATATTGTACtctttttccctttatgagtttTCCCTAAGGTTTCTCATATAAAGTTTTTAACgagacaatataaatacaagtgcgGACGTATGACACATGGTTTCTCCTTAATTTTTCCCACTGGATTTTAAAGGAGTTTTCGGTGGCATATCGTTATAATATTTCTTCTCAATTTTTCCCACATGGTTTTTTTAGGAGGAGCCTTTGGATTGCAATATACATATGACAAATTGataagggggagtgttaggaaatAAAATATGTGATTAGTTGTGTATGGGAGGGATGCCTCCCACGAGGTGTCTGTTGGGAAAGAGGTGTCTCCCCAACACACCCCTTCAGTCTGTATATAAGTGGGTCTCCCACATTGCAATGAAACAAGAGAATCATTTGCTCTACTTCTTTGTGTCTCTTCCCTTTGTACTACAACAAATACAACATATCTTCCAGCGAATTGGTTTATGGAATAGTACAATATACAACATATCTTCCACCGAATTGGTTTATGGAATAGTACTGTAGCTACTGTAGCGACATGATTGGTCGTGGAATAAGGATGATATACTTCTGATCGAAGTTGTGAGGCTGCACAATGTTTATatctgaaaaaaaaatgaaacggtgtctaggaggaactagaaacaatattgatatagtagaagcgggacgtcGTTAGGACACGCCACTGCGACCTCAACCACTAGGCTAAGCCTACGTCGTCACAATGTTTATATCTGAAAGTGCAAGTGTTGTCGCTCTTCAGTAAACATCAAAGGTCAGAAGCAGTGACGTCAAGTAATTAATGTGATTAAACTATTGCTTTTGAGGAACACAAGAACTACAATGTTAATCCTACACAAAGCGGGACAATAATGCCTAATCATTGATAAACAGTTCTGAAGCTGTTTTTGTGAGATGTCGAGCATGTAGAGCCCCTCCATCCTTCTCAATGACTGGGCTTGTACTGCAGCTTGCGGTTTATCCTTCGCCTCATCCTCTTCCAGGTCCATCCCGTCCATCCTGCAGCTCCTGGTGCGTGTCCTGGGTATCCTTGAGCTAACATTTGCACAGCGTTGGCGATGGCTGCGATGATGATGCTGGAGGAGTAGACGATTGCATGGTCGGGGCACCGGTGTTGAAGCATCAGCAAAGCGCCTATCCTGAGAGAAGGCGGTAATAACTTATTGGCAAGAATTGAACTAAACCACGACAACTAATTGGCATCCAGCTGGTGAGGAAGCGTGTACTACTGAAGTAATGAACCATTATAATCTGAATCTCCTTCCTTTCCAAGTTAGTCCCATCTGAACCACAGATTCACCTGTATCCCATCAAATCTGATCAATTCCACGATCAGGCCTGTTAAGCTGTCATGGCTTTTATTTTGGCGCCTCAGTGTGGAAAACATGACAGTACAACAAAAGATGAATATCTTCAAGCAGTTCAGATCTCGAATAAGCGAACTATAGTTGCCATGTTATAGAACAAAAACCTTACTATCATCATCAGTTAAGTCACACCGAAACCACACAAGGGTCAGGTATTCCAATATTTCCAGCCTCAAGGACAAAGACTGGCTTTCTAACAGTTCATCACCTTCTGCCACAAAACCGCTCAAATAACAACTATATCTAAAAGATTGCTAGATCCCAAGACATACTTATTTACCATACGTCGGGAGATAATTTGATTTATTGCTAACAGTTTATATAAGCGGCCACCAGAAGATTCCAATTAGATATAGGTGGCTCAGCTCTATAGACTTGCGGATTAGCATAGACAAATGATGGAACCATCTTTTCACCAAATAGATTACCAAACCTGATGGCGGTTTAACTATCATGCACCCTACGGCGCTTCTCTTGGGAGGCCTGAGATCCATCATTTGTATTTGCTAGGGGATCGGGTGACTCGCTTTGTGCTGACCCTGGTTGCCACCAGCACGCATTGAATTTTCTCGTAATCCTGCATTCCCCAGGCTGTCTCCTGTTATGTTtaggtcatcatcttcatcactcTCCCTACTTTTGTTGGCAGAATGGCTCGGCTCAGATGATAGGGTTGCTGTACCACCTGAGGACAGGCCCAGCACCTTCTCCTTATTGGATTTAGACTGCTTTTCAAACATCATCTGCAGATACTTCCCTTGTTCTTCAATTCGCAACTGCAACTTTCTCTGAGTCTGCAACAGAAAGATGGAATGAACTTCAGATTATGTGTGCCTGCTCACATGGTGATACTCTCATTGAGTTTGGCCTTTACCATGTTAAGACCAAATGCAACTACGTGGATGCTTCTTTTGTTGAGTACCACACTAATGCAGTCACAATTTGATTTATGAACACAAGTGTAGAAAAAAACCAGGTTCTCACATTTGTTTGTCCAAAAGTGCAATATGTTTGGCATTCCACTCTTTATTAGGTCATTATTTGTCATGAAACCAGAGAGCACCCAAATTTATAACTAGTCTGCATGCCTTTGGATAGTACCTCAAGTTGTTCATGAAGACGTTTCTGAACTTCCATCTGAAGGCGCAGCGCTTCAGTAAGATCCATGCTCCTATGTAAAAAGTGAACATCATGCAAGGGTGTTAATCATGGCTGACGTGAAGCCTCAAAACTTTAATTTGGGGCCCAGCAGAAAGTGAATACAGAATGGGCTCAAAAATCCTCGTGAAACTCCTGTAACAGAGGGAGGATTGGACAAAACCACATTTAGAGCATGATCCAGACTTGGAGCATAAACAATCCCAGTTTTTTAATTATTCGGTAGACATCAGAGAAGATAATTGTGAACAAAATTCTTATATCATGGCTACAGAAAACCAATGATTCAGAAATGGGTCAGCTTCTAGGAAATTCACAGGGCTTGGAGCATAAGCAACAATATTTTTTAATTTTGCATTAGACATCAGAGAACATAATTTTGAACAAAATTTTCATATCATGGCTAAAGATAACCAATCTTTTGGAAAAAGAAGATTTGGACCAGTTCTCTACAACATGGAACAATGTGTGAAGCCAAATGTCTCATCAACTTAGAATGGCCAGAGAATGGAACACTCTAGTGCCAGTCAAATGTGCATGCATATACACACTTCAATATAACTGGAaaaaagcatatgcatcaagcaATAACACCTGGGAAAGTTGGCAAGAAACCAGAAATCTTAACAATGCTAGTAACCTCAACATAAATATTTTTTGGAAAAGGTAGAATATCTGTCCGCTCGGCTATATGTTTGCAAAATGTCCTCAACCTCTTATTAATATCTTGAAAATACCAAGATTGAAGGCAACACAAGGAAAAACTAAGGAATTGCAGGCCCAGATATTTATGATATTCACCTATCAGGTTATCAAACATCATGCTCAGATATTTATGATATTCACCTATCAAGTTATCAATCATCCCATAATTTGTGCGAAGAATACCAAAATCAATTTAGCCCCATCAAACTTAGTGCACCAAAATAAAATTACTGGGTTGGCTTCTGAAGAGGCAGAAGCGCATATTAAGCATTGTTTAAATTTTGCAAGATATTAAAATTGCAAGGAGTAGAATTATGTATTATTAAAGGTTTTATTTCGCTTCTCATTAAGAGGCAAAGCAACTTCATCAGAAGCGAAATAATTCAATATTAGTAATATTAAATTATACTCCTTGCACTTTTATAATCTCACATGATTGAGAAAATTGCATAAATATGAAACTTAGCATCTTCATTGCCAAGCCACTAAACTGAATTTCCTGCACTAAGTTTAATAAGCTGACTTCATTTTGTAACTTTATGCGCCAATGGTTAgatgattgatggctgaatttgcGAAGATATCTGTTGGTAGGCATGAAATCCCTTGTAAAAATTCTGTGTTGCATCCCATCTTAGTTGTACTTTTATTTACGGTTTTAATAAGAAGGTTGATACCTATCTATATGGATAAAAGTCCGAATTATTGACTTGATTTTGTTACTGTATTGCAGCTATTTTCAGCAATCCCCACTTTAATGCAGCTGAGTCACAAACCTACACCGGCATCAGCTTTTTCTTAAGGCAGTCATTGACTATTAGTCCGAATTTGGTTTTGCAAACTAAAGTAACATCTTAATTATACTAGCACTGGTGTTAGCCTTGATAGTTGATGTGTGCCTTTGTTACTTTGCACAGTAACCTGGTACCAATAAGCATCAAGACAGATGTACATCATGCAAGAGTACAACGGAGCAAGAGAAGAAGAATATTATTCACTCACGATTTCAGGTCTAGAGTCAATTCTTCGGCGGTAGATCTTTCTCCTGTTGTACCTGAATAATCAGATAACGAATAGTTATGTCATGTTAACAATTACACAAATTACAAtgcggctgcatgcatgcattcaATAATGGATCCTTGTAAAAAAGCATTGCATCATGAGATGATTTACATATACATAAATAAAGCATCAGCCCTTAGCCATTATCACAAAACTATACTCAACCCAATAGCTCGTCATCATGATTCACGAAAAAAATAACTCAAGGAAAATACAAGATAAAGTGCAAGCACAAAAAATATAATCCAGACAGACCTTCAGTTAGTTCTGGCTTATAGCGGGCTGTGCGGTACTTCTGCAACTCAAACCAGATAACGTAAGAAAGTGAAAACTCAGGTCTATTATAGGCAACAGTACAAGAATTCGAATTTAGAAATATAATAGAAAACCTGCAGATGGCTTTTCACATGATATATTGTCAAACTGTCAACTTTCATAAGCTTCAGTACACCCTTAGGAGTAGCTTCTGAAGAAACAAGACAAATAAATGCAAGCATTAGATTATGGTAGAACAAGATTCATTATAAATGGGAAATCAACAACACAGCTGACATACTTTCACTACCACCAAGCTTATTTACAGCGTCTACGAAACATTCATGGAGTTCTGGGGTCCACCTCATGCGTTGTTTGGCTGCAGAGTTGCTATTGGGAGGGCTAGCTACATTACAAATTTCTCCACCATGAGATGAAGCTGGCTGGTTCACAGCTGGTTGTGATGCAGCGGAATTGCAAGGTTGAACCATGGACTACAACAAAGGACGGAAAGAAACATTTAGTTAGGAAAGAAGCATAAGGGATTGGCTTACCAAAAGCATCACAGTGAGAATTTTAAAAAGTATCACTCTAAAAACTACCAACAAGTTATGAAATTTCCACCTTACGATTAAGTGGACCTCACATTTCTATTTCGTGCCAAAGAGAAGATGCAACATATATATCGCTTAGACACTCATTGTCAAGAACATTCATTCTAACAACGACTCTGAAAACAGTGGAAACAATAAATCATTATTCATACCCTCACCAtcactcgaaacatatcaaccatCCATATTAAacttctaataagaggaagagatagcacaatattatCCATTTCAGAAAGAAACTGGTAGGGAAAAAAAGATTATGTGCCCGTTTACAGAAATAACAAATATGCCCCGTGAAGTATACGGGAAGTCAAAACTTTCTCTTAACTTCAAAATTGGCATATAGAAAGGTATGTAGGTTGGCCGCACAAAAATGTAACCATATTACCAGTAGGTTTGCTGACAAGGAATTTATGCAATattataatttcataagcttggtTAATACGTTATAATAAACAAAAGGAGTACAGAGTACTACTTCCTAACTACCAGAACACAAGACACAGCTACTACCGCAATGACTCTTTATGGCATTTAATGTGCATACCTTTGACTGTGAATCATTGGCCGTTGCATCTAGAATATCTTTCCAATCATCATCCATTATATCCCACCATTCATTTTGTTGAGCAACCACATCAGATGTCACAGCAGGACTGCCATTCTGGATCTGATTACCAGAAGCAGGGATGATATCTCTGTAATTTGATAAACCATCAACCGAACCCGGGAACCAAGTTTCCTCAGTGTGTCCTCCAGGGATGCTATTAGATAAAGGCTGAAATGCCACGATATCTGGTGACTGACAAGCAAAAGAAGCAACCATAGACTGCCTCTCGTGGATCGGCACAGAGTCAAGTGGATTAGCAGGGAACCCTAGTAAACCTGAATATGAGGATCTCATAGCACCAGCTCTCGGGTGCAAACTAGCAGACTGAAGTGCGCTGTGATTTAAGGGCACAGGATCATTCGTCAGTTGCCTTTGCATCGAAGTAAGTTGGGGATTATGAGGCCCAGGGAAGTTTTCTTTCAGGGAATTTGGCAGAATGGGTAGAGAGGATGACATTGCTCCAGAAACCCTGCTGCTGTGAGACTGCCTCAGATCACACTTCCTCATCAAGAATTGCGCACAAGCTTTGCCTCTTTCCCATAAATTGGTTTTGATGTCTTCCTGCAGGGTAACCTTGCCAAAACTGTTACTCCATTAATCTGTCGCGGGTTAAGAAATGAAGAGTTAATAAAAGGAACCATCATAAACATAGGCAACTGTAGCTAATAAATCACGGGTTAGATCCTAGGAAAGTAACCATCATAAACATAGGCAACTGTAGCTAATATATCAAGCATGCATCCTGTAATTAACCATGAGTAAGCAGCAATCTACCTAGTGTGCTTTGGATCCCATGTGCAAAAATCCAAGAAACAGCAAACATCATGATACGTTTTAGCAAGAGTTCTGAACTTTCCATACACAGGCGCGCAACAACATATCGTTTATCAATCCTCCTCCAATCCCCTGTCTAAGCTCTGTTTTTGTCTACTCCAAAATCTTATATCTTATAGCGCACAAGATAAACGATAGTGAAGAATACTAGGACCTCATTGAGCATTACCACTGTGATGCTCACAGAAATGAAAATGCAAGTGAAACAGATTAGACCACGTTGCAACCCTAAAGCAGCACTCTCTTTTGCCAGCTCTCATGTGTAAAGTTCATACAGCTTCCTTGGAAGCTAGAAATTATACCGTCTTTCTGCACAGCACACACTTGCGTGCAGACCTGGCATCAGTAACACTTGACACTCTTAGGGTTCCTAATGTAAAAAAAACAAATGGCCGTTTTGAACAGAGAAAAATGGGCAGCTTTGATTAAATCTACTGTGCAACCTGTGACTCCACCATAGTCAAACAAGCTTGGTACGCATGTCATGTGGCATGTGCTATTAACTCGGAGAATGACAGGCACGGCTTGAGCCCTACATACAAGATCTGAATTAAACCCCAGGGGGACAGGCAACTGTAGCCTGGGGGGCAGGACAATCACAAGGGTACCAAATTCTCCCGTAACCACCTCCCAGTTCCCAACCCCACAAAATATCCCCAATCATTTCCTTCTGGTACCACCAACATCACTTACCACCGCGATTCACGAGCACGTGTGCCGCTACCAGTACCGCTCCTCGCTAAACTCACATAGAACCCCCGTACACGTCGCGATCAGAACCCTAGAGAAACCCCGTACGTCTGCCAGCGCGCGCGCTCCTGTCCCATCGGCCCGGCCGATTCCCGCCGGAATCGCGTCGGCGGAACCGATCGCGCCGGTACGACGAGCTAGGACGCGACGGGCGGTCGGAGGACATGGATTGGACCGGAAGAATTGAGGAAtttggagggggagggggagaggcTTGTCCGTACCTGGGGTGTGAGAAAGGGAGCTGCTCGCTTTTTGGGATGGGGGAGGGTGATCTGGGGGCGTGGCAATGTGTCGCGCGCG encodes:
- the LOC124680731 gene encoding protein PHOSPHATE STARVATION RESPONSE 1-like isoform X1, translated to MRKCDLRQSHSSRVSGAMSSSLPILPNSLKENFPGPHNPQLTSMQRQLTNDPVPLNHSALQSASLHPRAGAMRSSYSGLLGFPANPLDSVPIHERQSMVASFACQSPDIVAFQPLSNSIPGGHTEETWFPGSVDGLSNYRDIIPASGNQIQNGSPAVTSDVVAQQNEWWDIMDDDWKDILDATANDSQSKSMVQPCNSAASQPAVNQPASSHGGEICNVASPPNSNSAAKQRMRWTPELHECFVDAVNKLGGSEKATPKGVLKLMKVDSLTIYHVKSHLQKYRTARYKPELTEGTTGERSTAEELTLDLKSSMDLTEALRLQMEVQKRLHEQLETQRKLQLRIEEQGKYLQMMFEKQSKSNKEKVLGLSSGGTATLSSEPSHSANKSRESDEDDDLNITGDSLGNAGLRENSMRAGGNQGQHKASHPIP
- the LOC124680731 gene encoding protein PHOSPHATE STARVATION RESPONSE 1-like isoform X2, producing the protein MRKCDLRQSHSSRVSGAMSSSLPILPNSLKENFPGPHNPQLTSMQRQLTNDPVPLNHSALQSASLHPRAGAMRSSYSGLLGFPANPLDSVPIHERQSMVASFACQSPDIVAFQPLSNSIPGGHTEETWFPGSVDGLSNYRDIIPASGNQIQNGSPAVTSDVVAQQNEWWDIMDDDWKDILDATANDSQSKSMVQPCNSAASQPAVNQPASPPNSNSAAKQRMRWTPELHECFVDAVNKLGGSEKATPKGVLKLMKVDSLTIYHVKSHLQKYRTARYKPELTEGTTGERSTAEELTLDLKSSMDLTEALRLQMEVQKRLHEQLETQRKLQLRIEEQGKYLQMMFEKQSKSNKEKVLGLSSGGTATLSSEPSHSANKSRESDEDDDLNITGDSLGNAGLRENSMRAGGNQGQHKASHPIP